A section of the Malania oleifera isolate guangnan ecotype guangnan chromosome 2, ASM2987363v1, whole genome shotgun sequence genome encodes:
- the LOC131149523 gene encoding equilibrative nucleotide transporter 3-like, whose product MVGPDENGAPVKLEGKYAAVIVCWLLGNGCLLSWNSMLTIEDYYVYLFPRYHPSRVLTLVYQPFALGTLAILAYNEAKINTRRRNLTGYILFFLSSLAVLLLDLATSGKGGIGTFIGLCAITGVFGVADAHVQGGMVGDLSFMQPELIQSFLAGLAASGALTSALRLITKAAFENSKNGLRKGAILFFSISSFFELLCVLLYAFIFPKLPIVKYYRSKAASEGSKTVSADLAAGGIQMLPREEAEEDPKQLQRMSSKELFFQNIDFALDLFLIYVLTLSIFPGFLSEDTGSHSLGAWYALVLIAMYNVWDLIGRYLPLMKCMKLESRSGLMIAILSRFLLIPAFYFTAKYGDQGWMIMLTSFLGLTNGYLTVCVLTTAPKGYKGPEQNALGNLLVLFLLGGIFAGVTLDWLWLIGKGW is encoded by the exons ATGGTTGGCCCTGATGAAAATGGTGCGCCAGTTAAACTTGAG GGAAAATATGCTGCAGTGATTGTATGTTGGCTTCTCGGAAATGGGTGTCTTTTATCGTGGAACAGTATGCTGACAATCGAGGATTATTATGTTTACTTGTTCCCG CGATATCACCCCTCAAGGGTACTTACACTTGTATATCAGCCATTTGCACTTGGAACACTTGCAATATTGGCATACAATGAAGCAAAAATCAATACTAGAAGACGAAATCTAACTGGATACATCCTTTTCTTCCTGAGTTCCCTGGCTGTTCTGCTT TTGGATTTAGCTACATCAGGGAAAGGAGGAATTGGAACATTTATTGGATTATGTGCTATTACCGGTGTCTTTGGGGTTGCAGATGCTCATGTTCAGGGTGGAATGGTTGGAGACCTTTCCTTCATGCAACCTGAGCTCATTCAA TCTTTCCTTGCCGGGTTGGCTGCATCAGGAGCTTTAACTTCTGCTTTGAGATTAATTACAAAGGCAGCATTTGAGAATTCCAAGAATGGTCTTCGCAAAGGAGCTA TTCTGTTCTTTTCCATCTCCTCATTTTTTGAGCTGCTATGTGTTCTGCTATATGCATTTATCTTCCCAAAGCTACCGATTGTGAAGTACTATCGCTCAAAGGCTGCCTCAGAAGGATCCAAAACTGTTTCCGCAGACCTTGCAGCTGGTGGCATCCAAATGCTGCCTAGAGAAGAA GCTGAGGAAGATCCAAAACAACTACAGCGGATGAGCAGCAAAGAGTTGTTTTTTCAGAACATTGATTTTGCACTTGATTTGTTTCTGATTTACGTGCTGACATTATCAATTTTCCCTGGATTCTTATCCGAAGATACTGGATCACATAGCTTAGGCGCATG GTATGCACTTGTTCTGATAGCAATGTATAATGTGTGGGATCTTATTGGGAGATACCTTCCactcatgaaatgcatgaaattGGAATCTCGAAGCGGACTCATGATCGCAATTCTATCAAGATTCTTACTTATCCCAGCATTCTATTTCACAGCAAAATATGGTGACCAGGGCTGGATGATAATGCTTACATCCTTCTTGGGGTTGACCAATGGGTACCTCACTGTCTGCGTGCTCACGACTGCGCCCAAAGGTTATAAG GGTCCAGAGCAAAATGCCCTGGGAAATCTGCTTGTGCTGTTTCTTCTGGGAGGCATATTTGCTGGTGTAACACTCGACTGGCTGTGGCTCATAGGCAAAGGCTGGTGA